The genomic DNA AACGGCGACGCCACCCCCGACATCACCCCGGTCACCGACGCCGCCAAGGAGATCGGCAACGTCTGCACCTCGTAGCACCGGGCCCGGCCCGCCCCGCGATAATCGGCACATGACCCGCCTGATCCTCGCCACCCGCAACGCCGGGAAAGTCAACGAACTCCACGCGATCCTCGCCGACGCCGGCCTCACCTACGAACTCGTCGGCGCGGACGCGTACCCCGAGATCCCCGACGTCAAGGAAACCGGCGTCACCTTCGCCGAGAACGCCCTCCTCAAGGCTCACGCCCTCGCACAGGCCACCGGCCACCCCGCGATCGCCGACGACTCCGGCCTCTGCGTCGACGTACTCGGCGGCGCCCCCGGCATCTTCTCGGCCCGCTGGTCCGGCACCCACGGCAACGACCGCGCCAACCTGGACCTGCTCCTGGCCCAGCTCTCCGACATCGACGACACCCACCGCGCCGCCCACTTCGCCTGCGCGGCAGCCCTCGCCCTCCCGGACGGCACGGAACACGTGGTGGAGGGCCACCTCCTCGGCACCCTGCGCCACACCCCGTCCGGCACGAACGGTTTCGGCTACGACCCGATCCTCCAGCCGGAGGGCAAGACCGTGACCTGCGCGGAACTGACCCCGGCGGAGAAGAACGCGATCAGCCACCGGGGGAAGGCGTTCCGGGCGCTGGTACCGGTGGTGCGGGAGCTGGTGGGGTGACGAATTGATGCCGGGCTTCCTGCGCTTTGCAGGAAGCCCGGCATCAATTATTTGGTGCGCCCGGTCGGATTCGAACCGACATACACGACCACCTAAAGATCGCCGCTCAACCAGATGGCGTACGGGCGCATGTGAACCAGATCCTACTGCCTTCGGTGGAGAGATGGAGAGCGATTGGCGAAAGTCGCCGTCTGGCTATGACAGGACGGGCATAAGTACCGAAGGTTCGTACGGCGGTTGTCCAGCCAGTCGCCGTTGATGTGGTCGATCTCCAGGACGAGTCGTCTGCCCCGCCAGAGATCGCCGATGCCGCACGCAGCACACTCGTGCGGGACACCCAGATCATCAAGGGCGCGTCGCAGAAAAGAGGTTCTCGTCCGGGGTGCGGGTGGGGCCAGCCGTCTCAGTATGTCCATGGCGGACTTGCGGTACGGGGAAGAGGCTCCGAGGAAGTGGCCTTGGCCTGTGAAGTGGTCGGTTGAGACGCCGTGCGCTTCGATGCTCCGTTTCACGAGAGCGCGACCGGCACCGTTGTCGGCGAGGCCGAGGAGCTTGAGTGTGCCCGCGAGGCTCAGTGATTTCTCCACGGCTGACGCCAGCGTGGCCCGGTCCAGAACGCCGGCTCCGTAGCGGCGGCCACGAGTGAAATGCGAGGTGTCGATGTCGTATTGATCGAGCTTCTTGCGGATATGGCCGTACGGACTGTCCCGTGGTGGGAGGTCCATGTACTCCAGCATTTCTCGGATGCTGTGGGAGTGTGCCGCAGCCTCGGCGAGAAGCTCTTTCGAGTACGAGCGGCGTTCTCGCGTCGGCAGTGGTTCCTCGCGGAAATGGGACACATCTATGCCGTAGTGCCGCAGCCGTCGGTTCAGGTAGCTGCGCGATCCGCTGCCGAGCGTGGCGCCGAGTCTGCGCATCAGATCCACCATGCTGGATGACTCGGCGGCTGCCGCTGCCAATCGGTCGCGTGTGTAGGCGGGAGCGCTCACGTCGCCCTCCGCTTCCGGCCGCGATATGTGTCCGTCGCAGAGTGGCAGTTGGGACAGAGGAGCTGCAGGTTTTCCGGTCGGTTGTCCCACCAGTTGCCGTTCCTGTGATCGACCTCGAGCCGCAGTGGTCTGTCGTTCCATACGGTGCCTGTGCCGCACTCCGTGCAGCGTTCCGGTATCCCGATCCGAAGGAGTTCTCGACGGAGCCGTGAGCCGGCGATCCGCCCGTCCTGTGGAGAGCCCAACCTGAGCAGGTTGCCGCGTGCGCCTCGGGGGCGGCCTCGGCGCATTACGAAGTGGGATACATCGATGCCCAGAGATGCGATCCGCCTGCTGATGTGCGTATGGCTGCCGCCCACTGGGCTGATCCCCAGCCGCTGCAGGACCTCCATGACCGAGGAAGAGGCTGCGACCGCCTCCCTCAGGGCCTCCTCCGTATAGCGCACCCATGTCTTCTGGAAGTGTGACGTGTCGATTTTCGCCGCTGCCATCTTCTGCCGCAGGTAGCGCCTGCTGCCCGCCGTGGGAGTGCCCCCACACCAGCGGACCGCTTCGTCGAAGTTGGCCACCTCACGTGCTGCCTCCTCGAGCAGCTCACGGGTGTATCGAACCGTCATCGATCGCCTCCGTTCCCGACCGCACGTTCGCGGTCTCGTACGGAGCAACGAACCGTTTATCGGATGGTCACGTCCGGAATACGGTGAGATGTGGAACGGCCCGCCCCGCTTCGGCTGAAGCGGGGCGGGCCGTTCCCGGGGACGGGGTCAGGGGTCAGGGGTCAGAACTTGGGCTCGGGAGTCTGGGCCGCGCACAGCTCCGCCGCCTCCTGCTCCGTCTCCACCGACGGGGGCGATCCGTCCAGCGGCCGCTGGGCGGTTTCCTTCATGCAGGCCACCGCGATCACGCCGACCAGGGCCGCCGCCATCGCGTAGTACGCCGGCATCAGGTTCGTACCGCTCCAACTGATCAGCGCGGTGATCACCAGCGGGGTCGTACCGCCGAAGAGCGAGGCCGAGAGGTTGTAGCCGACCGACAGGGAGCCGTAGCGGACCTGGGTGGGGAAGAGGGCCGGGAGGGCGGCGGACATCGTGCCGAGCATGCAGACCAGGGAGAGGCCCAGCATCAGCATGCCGATCGTGATGGCCGGGATGCCGTCCTGGCGGATCAGCAGGAAGGAGGGGAGCGACAGGCAGAGGAAACCCAGCATTCCCGCCATCAGCAGCGGCTTGCGGCCGAAGCGGTCGGAGAGCTTGCCGACCTGGCTGATGATCAGCATCAGGAAGATCATGACGGCGAGCAGGACGAGCAGGCCGTGGGTCTCGCTGTAGCCGAGTTCGTCGGAGAGGTACGTCGGCATGTACGACAGCAGCATGTAGTCGGTGATGTTGTAAGCGCCGACGAGGCAGATGCAGAGGATCAGCGTCGGCCAGTACTGCCGGAAGATCTTCGCGAGGTCACCCTTGGCCGTGGTCTCGACGCTGTCGGCGGCCTCGGTGGCCTGGGCGTTGCCGCCCTCCAGTTTCTGGAAGGCCGGGGTCTCGTCGAGGCGCAGTCGGAGGTAGAGGCCGACCAGGCCGAGGGGGCCCGCGACGAGGAACGGGATGCGCCAGCCCCAGGACTCCATGGCGGGGGTGTCGAGGACGGCGGTGAGTGCGGTGACGAGGCCGGCCGCGCCGACGTATCCGGCCAGGGTGCCGAATTCGAGGAAGCTGCCGAAGTAGCCGCGGCGTTTGTCGGGGGCGTACTCGGCGATGAAGGTGGATGCGCCGCCGTACTCTCCGCCGGTGGAGAAGCCCTGGATCAGGCGGAAGAAGATCAGCAGGGCGGGTGCCCAGAGGCCGATCGAGGCGTGGGACGGGATGACGCCGATGGCGAAGGTGCCGACCGCCATCATGATCATGGTGAGGGCGAGGACCTTCTTGCGGCCGATCCGGTCGCCCATGGGGCCGAAGAACATTCCGCCCAGCGGGCGCACCAGGAAGGCGACCGCGAAGGTGGCGAACGAGGAGAGCAGCTGGGTGGTGTTGTTCCCGGACGGGAAGAAGACGTGCCCGAGGGTGACGGCCAGGTAGGAGTAGATGCCGAAGTCGAACCACTCCATGGCGTTGCCGAGGGAGGCCGCCTTCACCGCCCGCTTGACTGCCTGGTCGTCGGTGACGGTGATGTCGGACCGGCGCAGCCTGGGGTTCTTCCGTTGCCGGATGGCGCGGAAGAGGGTGGGGTGGCGTTTGACCGCTTCGGGGTCGGCCACCTGCTGAAGGTCGGAGGCCGCCATGGCCGGGTCCTTTCCTCGGTGGGTGTTCCAGGAAGGGCTTCTGCGCGGTCATGGCGGTCGCAAACCGATGGGGGGTGAAAGTGCGACGCCCGTCACATGGGCGTGGTGGTGGTCAGATGCCGAGGTCCTTGATGATCTTGGCTACGTGGCCGGTTGCCTTGACGTTGTAGAGGGCGCGTTCGACCTTGCCCTCCTCGTCGACGATGACCGTGGAGCGGATGACGCCCGTCACCGTTTTGCCGTAGAGCTTCTTCTCGCCGAATGCGCCGTAGGCCTGGAGGGTTTCCTTGGACGGGTCGCCGACCAGTGTGACCTCGAGGTTTTCCTTCTCGCGGAACTTGGCGAGCTTCTCCGGCTTGTCGGGGGAGACGCCGATGACGTCGTATCCGGCGCCGGTCAGGAGCTCCAGGTTGTCCGTGAAGTCGCAGGCCTGCTTGGTGCAGCCGGGGGTGAGGGCGGCCGGGTAGAAGTAGACGATGACTTTGCGGCCCTTGTGGTCGGCGAGCGAGATGTCGTTGCCGTCGGCGTCGGGGAGGGTGAAGGCCGGGGCGGTGTCGCCGGGCTGGAGTCGCTCGCTCATGGTTCTCCTCAGGGGCGTGTGGGGTGTACGGGACCGAGCGTAATAGGGGTGCCGCCGGGTGTGCGGGCGGCTGAGCTGACAGACTGTCGATGAAGGTTTACCGGACGACGACCACGGAGGCGGCGCAGTGTCGGATGCCAGGACCCCTGCGCAGATCGAGGCGGACATCATCAGCAGGCGTGAGCAGCTTGCGGTGGTGCTCGATGAGATCGGGGTGCGGGTGCACCCGAAGACGATCATCGGTGATGCGAAGGCCAAGGCTGTCGAGGCCGCGGACCGGACGGCCGGGCGGGCGTTTGTCGCGGTGAATCGGACGGTGTCCGATGTGAAGGCGCAGTTTGTGTCGGAGGATGGTGCGCCGCGTCTGGAGCGGGTGGTTCCGGTGGCGTTGCTGGCAGCGGGTGTGCTCGGGCTGGTCGTGGTGTCGGCGCGGCGGAAGAAGCGCTGAGAAGGCTGACCCCGGGGGCGTGCGACGCGGCTGCGGACAGGTAGGTTTCGGGTCGTGAGCGAGAACACCGACGACAAGCTGCCCATTCGCATGCTGCATGACCGTGTGCTGGTCCGGTCCGATACGCCCGAGGGCGAGCGGCGTTCGGGCGGCGGCATCCTGATTCCGGCGACGGCTGCGGTCGGTCGTCGACTGGCCTGGGCCGTGGTGGTCGCGGTCGGCCAGAACGTGCGGACGGTGGAGCCGGGCGACCGGGTGCTGTACGACCCCGAGGACCGTGCGGAGGTCGAGGTGCGCGGTGTGGCGTATGTGCTGATGCGGGAGCGGGATCTGCACGCGGTGGCTGCGGACCGGTTCGAGGGTTCGGTGGATTCGACCGGGTTGTATCTGTAGCTCTCCCGATGTGCTCGAGATAAGGCCTGGTGACAGCCGTCACCAGGCCTTTTGCCTGTTCTTTGCTATGTTGGTGGGACCCCGACGAGACGCGCCGTACCGGGCTTTCGCAAAGACGACGCACCCGTGATGTCCGTGTGTCTGTCGGAGGTGCCGTCGTGGCGTGGGTTCTGCTTGTTGTCGCCGGTCTGCTGGAAGTGGGCTGGTCGATCGGGATGAAGTACACCGACGGGTTCACCCGGTTGTGGCCGAGTGTGTTCACCGGACTCGGGATCGTGGCCAGCATGGTGCTGCTGTCGCAGGCGGCGAAGTCGCTGCCGATCGGTACGGCGTACGGCGTGTGGGTCGGTATCGGTGCGGCGGGGGCGGCGGTGCTGGGCATGGTGGTGCTGCACGAGCCGGTGACCGCCGCCCGGGTCTTCTTCGTGTGTCTGCTGCTGGTGGCCGTGGTGGGCTTGAAGGCGACCTCGGGGCACTGAGTCGTCGATCGGCCGGTTTCACGGCCGGTTCGGGGCCGGGAGCGGGTTCGGGACCGGGGTGGAGGCCGGGTCCCGGCGGGCGCCGCCGACGCCGCGCGGGAAGAAGTCGTCGAAGTCGCCGTTGTCCCCTCCGTCGGTGAATTCGCTGTCCGGCGGGCCGGTGGGTGTGTCCGGCGGGATGGCGGGTTCGATGTCGGTGGGCGGGATGGGCGGGATGGGCGGGTTGGCCGGGCTGCTCGGCTGCGTGTCCGACGGTGGAGCGAACGGGGTGTCGGTGTCGGTCGGTTCGGTGGCTTCGTCGGTCGGCAGGTACGGTTCCTCGGCGCCTCTCTCGAGGGTGAGGTCGAAGTTCTGGACGCTGGTGCCCTGCAGCGCGGCGCCGGTGTACTGGGCCCAGGTCTGGGCGGGCGCGCCGCCGCCGTTGACCCGGGACAGGCCGAGTGCTCCGTACAGCGGTTCCTGCACCCCGGTGTCGGGGTCCTGGCCCATGACGGCGATGACGGTCGCGAGGTCGGGGGTGTAGCCGGCGAACCAGGCCGCCTTGTCCTCCTCGGCGGTGCCGGTCTTGCCGGCGGCGGGGCGGCCGGCGCCCTGGGCTGCGGTTCCCGAGCCGTTTTCGACGACGCTCTGCAGGATCGCGGTGGTGGTGTCGGCGGCTTCGCGGCTGACGGCCTGCTCGGTGCTCCGGTCGGGGAGGGTGAGGTCCTCGCCGTCCTTGCTGACCTTGTCGACGAGGGTGTACGCGGTGCGTCTGCCGTGGTTGGCGAGGGTCGCGTACGCCCCTGTCATGTCGAGGACGCTGGCGGTGGCGGTACCGAGCGCGATGGACGGCGATGCGGTGAGGTCGGGGGTGTTCTTGGGGATGCCGAGGTCGATGGCGGTCTGTTTGACGATGTCGGGGCCGACGTCCTCGGCCATCTGCGCGTAGACGGCGTTGACGGACTTGTCGGTGGCCATACGGACGGTGATCGGTCCGTAGCTGACGTCGTCCTCGTTGGCGGGGGCGTAGCCGGTGGGTCCGTTAGGTCCCTGGACCATGCGCCTGTTGGTGCCGTCGTAGACGGTGTTGGGGGTGATGCGTCGGCCGTCCTGGGTCCTGGAGCCGTTGGCGACGGCGGAGGTGAAGACGAACGGCTTGAAGGTGGAGCCGACCTGGTAGTCGCGGCGGGTCGCGTTGTTGACGTACTGCTTGGTGTAGTCGATGCCGCCGTACATGGCGACGACCCGGCCGTTCGTGGGGTCGATGGAGGCGCCGCCGACGCGGACGTTGCGGTCGGCCGTGCGGTCGTCGCTCGTCTGCGACATGACGTTGTCGTCGACGGCTTCGACGAGGGCGTTCTGTTTCTTCTTCTCCAGCGTGGTGGTGATCCGGTAGCCGCCGGTGGCCAGCGTCTTCTCGTCGATGATCTGGTGGGTGGTGAGGTAGTCCTTGACGGCCTGGACGATGTAGCCGCGCTGTCCGGAGAGGCCGGTCGATCTCTTCACCTTGTCGGGCACGGGGAATTGCATGGTGGCGCGCTCGGATGCGCTGAGCCAGTTCTCCTTGACCATGCCGTCGAGTACGTAGTGCCAGCGGGCGACGGCCGCGGCCTTGTTCTCGGGGTGGACGACGACGTCGTACGCGCTGGGGGCGTTGAGCAGGGAGGCGAGGTAGGCGCCTTCGGCGGTGGTGATGTCGCCGATGTCCTTGCCGTAGTACGCCTGGGCGGCAGCCTGGATGCCGTAGGCGTTACGGCCGAAGTAGCTGGTGTTGAGGTAGCCCTCGAAGATGTGGTCCTTGCTCACCTCGCGATTGAGCTTGATCGCGATGAAGAACTCTTTGATCTTGCGGATGACGGTCTGTTCCTGGCCGAGGTAGTAGTTCTTCACGAACTGCTGGGTGATGGTCGAACCGCCTTGTCTGCCCTTGCCGGTGAGGGTGTTCCAGCCGGCCCGGAACATGGCCTTGATGTCGACGGCGCGCTCGGAGTAGAAGTTGCGGTCCTCGGCGGCAAGGACGGCGTGCTGGACGGGGAGGGGGACCTGGGCGAGCTGGACGTTCTGCCGGTTGACGTCGCCGTCGCGGGCGATGACGGTGCCGTCCTTGTAGAGATAGACGTTGGACTGAGCGGTGGCGGTGGGGTTGGCGGGCGGGATGCCGACGAGCTGGTATCCGGCGATGAAGCCGCCGATGAGGATCAGGGCGATCACCAGGAGCGTGGCGAGTGCGGCCCGCCAGGTGGGGACGGCCCGGCGCCAGCCGGTGCGCCGGGGCCGGCCGGTGCCCCCCTTCTTCCCTTCGGGCGCGGCAGCCTGGCCTGCGGGTGCGCCGGCGCCGGCAGAGAGGTCCCTCGGGGTCCAGTTCCCGTTGCCGGGATCCCCGCTCTGCTGCTGTGGCTCGTCGCTCATGTCGGTGAAGACTCCTCGGCCGCGGTCAGTTCCCCCATACTGCACTTTTCTATGCAATAAGCACCGGATCGACCTCCGGAGGGGGGCCGAAAAGCGGTCGCGGCGGCTGCCGCCGCTGGACTAGGGTCGTGCGCTTTGGTGCCCGGCGCCGTTGGGCGTCCGAGTGCGAACGAGTGCGGGGGCGATTGAGGTGCGGCTGTACGCGGTGGTCGCTGCGGGCGGGTTTCGGCGCTATGCCACCTACCGGATCGCGACGGCGGCGGGGGTGTTCACCAACACCGTCTTCGGTTTCATCCTGGCGTACACCTATATGGCCCTGTGGGACGCGCGGCCGCAGCTCGGTGGTTACGACATGTCCCAGGCGCTCACGTACGTGTGGCTGGGCCAGGCGCTGCTGGCGACGTGCGCCATGATGGGCGGCGGTTTCGAGGACGAGCTGATGGAGCGGATCCGTACCGGCGATGTGGCGATCGATCTCTACCGGCCTGTCGATCTTCAAATGTGGTGGCTGGCCGGGGACTTGGGGCGCGCTGCGTATCAACTGCTGGCACGCGGCATCGTGCCGATGGTGCTGGGCGCGCTCGCCTTTCCGCTGGCGCTGCCCACGTCGCCGGGGATCTGGCTGGCGTATCTGGTCTCGGTCACGCTCGGTGTGGTGGTCAGTTTCGCGGTGCGCTATCTGGTGGCGCTCTCCGCGTTCTGGCTGATGGACGGGGCGGGCGCGACGCAGATCGCGTTTCTGGCGGGGTTGTTCTTCTCCGGGATGCTGCTTCCGCTGACGCTGTTCCCGGGGCTGCTGGGCGAGGTGGCACGCGCACTGCCGTGGTCGGCGCTGTTGCAGGTGCCGGCCGATGTGTTCCTCGGCAAGCACACGGGGTGGGGGCTGGTGGGGGCGTTCGCGTTCCAGGGCGGCTGGGCGCTTGCGCTGCTGCTGGCGGGGCGGCTGGTGCAGTCGGTGGCGACGCGCAGGGTGGTGGTCCAGGGTGGCTGAGGTTGCAGAGACGGCACAGGCGGCGGAGGCCGGAGGGGGCGTCGAGGCGCCCGGGCCGGCGTTCGCCGAACGGTCGAGGCTGGTCGAGGGGGTCCGTGCGTACGGGCTGATCGCCGCGATGTGGCTGCGCTCGACGATGGCGTACCGGGCCTCGTTCGTCATGACCACGCTCGGGAACTTCGCGGCGACCGGCTTCGACTTCGTCGCGATCATGCTGATGTTCGCCCATGTCGACGAATTGGGCGGCTACACGCTGCCGGAGATCGCCCTGCTGTACGGGGCTTCGGGAACCGCTTTCGGCCTGGCCGATCTGGTGCTGGGGTCGATGGACCGGCTGGGCCGCCGGGTACGGGACGGCACGCTGGACACGCTCCTGGTGCGCCCGGTGCCGGTTCTCGCCCAGGTGGCGGCGGACCGGTTCGCGCTGCGCAGGCTGGGCCGGATCACGCAGGGGCTGCTGGTGCTCGGGTACGCCCTGGTGACGCTGGACATCGGCTGGACACCGCTGCGGGTGGCGATGGTGCCGCTGATGCTGCTGACCGGGGCGGCGATCTTCGGGGCCGTGTTCGTGTGCGGGGCGGCGTTCCAGTTCTTCGCGCAGGACGCCGCCGAGGTGCAGAGCTCCTTCACGTACGGCGGGAACACGCTGCTCCAGTACCCGCCGACGATCTTCGCGAAGGATCTGGTGCGCGGGGTGACGTTCGTCGTGCCGCTGGCCTTCGTGAACTGGCTGCCCGCACTGTATGTGCTGGGCCGCGACTACCCGCTGGGGCTGCCGGAGTGGGTGGCGTTCCTGCCGCCGGTGGTGGCGGGGGTGTGCTGGGTGCTTGCGGGGACGGCATGGCGGGTGGGCCTGCGCTCGTACCGGAGCACGGGAAGTTGACCGGCGGGAGAACGAGGGCATCGGACATGGGCATGGACACGGATACCGACTTCATCGAGCTCGACAACGTCGAGAAGGTCTTCGACGTGCGCCGCAGGACGGGCTTCCTGCGCAGTGAGCGTCGCGAGGTCCGCGCGGTCGACGGGATCAGCTTCCGCGTGCCGCGCGGCGAGATGGTCGGCTACATCGGCCCGAACGGTGCGGGCAAGTCGACCACCATCAAGATGCTGACCGGCATCCTCACCCCGAGCGGAGGCCGGCTGCGGGTCGCGGGCATCGACCCGTCCAGGGAGCGTACGCGGCTGGCACACCGGATCGGTGTGGTCTTCGGCCAGCGCACCACGCTCTGGTGGGACCTGCCGCTGCGGGACTCGTACCGGCTGGTGCACCGGATGTACCGGATCCCGGACGCCCGCTACCGGGAGAACCTGGACCGCTGCATCGAACTCCTCGACCTGGGACAGCTGTTGGACGTACCGGTGCGGCAGCTGTCGCTCGGGCAGCGGATGCGCGGCGATATCGCGGCGGCGCTGCTGCACGACCCGGAGGTGCTGTACCTGGACGAGCCGACGATCGGCCTCGACGTGGTCTCCAAGGCGAAGGTCCGCGGCTTCCTCCGCGACCTGAACGCCGAGCGGGGTACGACGGTGCTGCTCACCACCCATGATCTGACGGACATCGAGCAGCTCTGCCGGCGGGTGATGGTGATCGACCACGGTCGTCTGATGTACGACGGGGCGCTCGCCGGACTGCACGAGATCGGCGCGAGCGAACGTACCCTGGTCGTCGACCTGGAGTGCGAACTCCCGGCGATCCGGCTGGAGTCGGAGCCATCGGTGCGTACGGTGAAGGTGGAGGGGCCGCGGCAGTGGCTGGCGTTCCCCGCGTCCGGATCGGCGGCCCCGCTGGTGGCGCGGATCGCCGCGGAGTATCCGCTGGTGGACCTGTCGGTGCGGGAGCCGGACATCGAGGCCGTGATCGCGAGGATGTACGCGTCGGCCGACAGCGCGTAGACAGTCATGACATGACGTCAATTACCGCTGACGGCAGTCGGATCGGTGACGTGGGCGGAAGCGTTCAATAGGCTGCGCGGTATGACGAGCGAACATCCGGACATGCGTGCTTCCGATGCCGAGCGTGAGCGTGTCGCCGAGGTCCTGCGCGAGGCGGTGGCAGAGGGTCGGCTGCAGATGGAGGAGTTCGAGCAGCGGCTCGACGCCACCTACAAGGCGCGTACACATGGCGAGTTGGAGCCACTGGTCCGTGATCTTCCGGCGCCCGGCGGGGTGGTGGCACCGGTGGGTGCGGGAAGCTCGCCCGCGCGTACGGGTTCGTCCGGTGTCGACTGGGCGGCACGTGTCGGCGGCCCCGCCACCTCGACAGGGGCGTTCGCTTTCTGGGGCGGCTTCAGGCGCAAGGGCACATGGACGGTGGCCCGGAAGTTCACCGCGTTCGCGATGTGGGGCGGCGGCGAGATCGATCTGCGCGAGGCCCGCTTCGAGGACCGTGAGGTCGTCGTCCGCTGCTTCACGATCATGGGCGGGATGCAGGTGACGGTCCCGCCGGAGCTGGATGTCGAGGTCAGGGGCATCGGCATCATGGGCGGCTTCGGCGACCGGGCGTCGGGCGAGGGCATCCCCTCTCCGGGCTCACCGCGGGTGCGGATCACCGGCTTCGCGCTGATGGGCGGGGTCGATGTGGAGCGCAAGCGGACGAAGGCGGAGAAGGAGCGGGAGCGTGCCCGGCAGCTGAAGAAGGGAACGGGGGAGGAGTAGGGCCCGCACGGCGACGGGGGACACGGCGGTGAGCTGTGCGAGCTCACCGGACCCCGTCGCTGCGGTGAGCCGGTCAGAGCTGGTCGGACGCCGGCCTGTTCCGGTGCAGGGTCCGCAGATCCACCTGCTGGCCCAGCCGCAGATATCCGTTGTCGTTGAGGTGCAGATGGTCGCCGCAGTCGAACTCCGGGAGGAGCCTGCTCGGCCGGTACGGGTCGCGTACCACCCGGTCGAAGTCGACGACCTCGTCGAAGATGCCGCCCGCCCGGATCAGCGCGTTGACCTGCCTCCGTACGGCGTCCTCGGCAGGCGTCCAGGCGAGGGAACCCTCGAACGGCATCAGAGTGGCCCCGACGACGTGCAGACCGCGGGCGTGGGCACGCTCCGTCATGGCCCTGAGCGCGTCCGCGATCCGCTGCGGGTCCCGCTCCTTCGGGAACTGCTGCACGTCGTTGATGCCGAGCGCGATGATGACGGTCTTCACATCGGCGACGCCCAGCACGTCCCGGTCGAAGCGGGCGATCGCCCGCTGCCCGTACATCTGCCCGTAGCCCTGCCCGTCGCGCAGGATGCGGTTGCCGGCGATGCCTTGGTTGACCACCGCGTACCGGCCGCGAAGCCGGTCGGAGAGGACGTCGGGCCAGCGGCTGTTGGCATCGAGGGTCGAGCCGGTGCCCGCGGTCAGCGAGTCGCCGATGGCGACGATCGCCCCGGCGGCAGCCTTGTTGCGGACGTCCACGGCGGTGAGGTAGCGCCACAGGTTGCTGCGCCACGTGCCGCGTCCGTCCGCCACGTACGAGGTCTGGTGGCTGTTCGGGTGGACGGTGACGGGGCCGTCGGCGGTGGGTGTACGCAGGGTGACGACCAGATCGGCGTCGGGGGCGACAGGGACGACGACCGGGTCGCTGACGATCTGCCCGCCTGCCGGGATCGTGACGGACGGGGTGCCGCGGAAGGAGACGGGCCTGGTGTTCACGGTGGCCCGATCGACGAGCAGCGGGTGCGTGCCGAAGAGGTTGGACAGGGTGATGCGCGCCGCGTCGCCGCCGATGCTGGTGTGGACGACGTTTCGGATGATGCGCTGGGTCAGGTCGTCATCGGTGGACGTGTCCGCCACACCGGCCGTCGGAGCCCCGGCCCAGGTGCCGATCCAGACACCGGTGGAGTGGGCCGGC from Streptomyces sp. NBC_01707 includes the following:
- a CDS encoding co-chaperone GroES, which codes for MSENTDDKLPIRMLHDRVLVRSDTPEGERRSGGGILIPATAAVGRRLAWAVVVAVGQNVRTVEPGDRVLYDPEDRAEVEVRGVAYVLMRERDLHAVAADRFEGSVDSTGLYL
- the rdgB gene encoding RdgB/HAM1 family non-canonical purine NTP pyrophosphatase, whose translation is MTRLILATRNAGKVNELHAILADAGLTYELVGADAYPEIPDVKETGVTFAENALLKAHALAQATGHPAIADDSGLCVDVLGGAPGIFSARWSGTHGNDRANLDLLLAQLSDIDDTHRAAHFACAAALALPDGTEHVVEGHLLGTLRHTPSGTNGFGYDPILQPEGKTVTCAELTPAEKNAISHRGKAFRALVPVVRELVG
- a CDS encoding multidrug efflux SMR transporter; its protein translation is MAWVLLVVAGLLEVGWSIGMKYTDGFTRLWPSVFTGLGIVASMVLLSQAAKSLPIGTAYGVWVGIGAAGAAVLGMVVLHEPVTAARVFFVCLLLVAVVGLKATSGH
- a CDS encoding DUF3618 domain-containing protein → MSDARTPAQIEADIISRREQLAVVLDEIGVRVHPKTIIGDAKAKAVEAADRTAGRAFVAVNRTVSDVKAQFVSEDGAPRLERVVPVALLAAGVLGLVVVSARRKKR
- the proP gene encoding glycine betaine/L-proline transporter ProP, producing MAASDLQQVADPEAVKRHPTLFRAIRQRKNPRLRRSDITVTDDQAVKRAVKAASLGNAMEWFDFGIYSYLAVTLGHVFFPSGNNTTQLLSSFATFAVAFLVRPLGGMFFGPMGDRIGRKKVLALTMIMMAVGTFAIGVIPSHASIGLWAPALLIFFRLIQGFSTGGEYGGASTFIAEYAPDKRRGYFGSFLEFGTLAGYVGAAGLVTALTAVLDTPAMESWGWRIPFLVAGPLGLVGLYLRLRLDETPAFQKLEGGNAQATEAADSVETTAKGDLAKIFRQYWPTLILCICLVGAYNITDYMLLSYMPTYLSDELGYSETHGLLVLLAVMIFLMLIISQVGKLSDRFGRKPLLMAGMLGFLCLSLPSFLLIRQDGIPAITIGMLMLGLSLVCMLGTMSAALPALFPTQVRYGSLSVGYNLSASLFGGTTPLVITALISWSGTNLMPAYYAMAAALVGVIAVACMKETAQRPLDGSPPSVETEQEAAELCAAQTPEPKF
- a CDS encoding transglycosylase domain-containing protein, with translation MSDEPQQQSGDPGNGNWTPRDLSAGAGAPAGQAAAPEGKKGGTGRPRRTGWRRAVPTWRAALATLLVIALILIGGFIAGYQLVGIPPANPTATAQSNVYLYKDGTVIARDGDVNRQNVQLAQVPLPVQHAVLAAEDRNFYSERAVDIKAMFRAGWNTLTGKGRQGGSTITQQFVKNYYLGQEQTVIRKIKEFFIAIKLNREVSKDHIFEGYLNTSYFGRNAYGIQAAAQAYYGKDIGDITTAEGAYLASLLNAPSAYDVVVHPENKAAAVARWHYVLDGMVKENWLSASERATMQFPVPDKVKRSTGLSGQRGYIVQAVKDYLTTHQIIDEKTLATGGYRITTTLEKKKQNALVEAVDDNVMSQTSDDRTADRNVRVGGASIDPTNGRVVAMYGGIDYTKQYVNNATRRDYQVGSTFKPFVFTSAVANGSRTQDGRRITPNTVYDGTNRRMVQGPNGPTGYAPANEDDVSYGPITVRMATDKSVNAVYAQMAEDVGPDIVKQTAIDLGIPKNTPDLTASPSIALGTATASVLDMTGAYATLANHGRRTAYTLVDKVSKDGEDLTLPDRSTEQAVSREAADTTTAILQSVVENGSGTAAQGAGRPAAGKTGTAEEDKAAWFAGYTPDLATVIAVMGQDPDTGVQEPLYGALGLSRVNGGGAPAQTWAQYTGAALQGTSVQNFDLTLERGAEEPYLPTDEATEPTDTDTPFAPPSDTQPSSPANPPIPPIPPTDIEPAIPPDTPTGPPDSEFTDGGDNGDFDDFFPRGVGGARRDPASTPVPNPLPAPNRP
- a CDS encoding HNH endonuclease, yielding MVDLMRRLGATLGSGSRSYLNRRLRHYGIDVSHFREEPLPTRERRSYSKELLAEAAAHSHSIREMLEYMDLPPRDSPYGHIRKKLDQYDIDTSHFTRGRRYGAGVLDRATLASAVEKSLSLAGTLKLLGLADNGAGRALVKRSIEAHGVSTDHFTGQGHFLGASSPYRKSAMDILRRLAPPAPRTRTSFLRRALDDLGVPHECAACGIGDLWRGRRLVLEIDHINGDWLDNRRTNLRYLCPSCHSQTATFANRSPSLHRRQ
- a CDS encoding HNH endonuclease; amino-acid sequence: MTVRYTRELLEEAAREVANFDEAVRWCGGTPTAGSRRYLRQKMAAAKIDTSHFQKTWVRYTEEALREAVAASSSVMEVLQRLGISPVGGSHTHISRRIASLGIDVSHFVMRRGRPRGARGNLLRLGSPQDGRIAGSRLRRELLRIGIPERCTECGTGTVWNDRPLRLEVDHRNGNWWDNRPENLQLLCPNCHSATDTYRGRKRRAT
- the bcp gene encoding thioredoxin-dependent thiol peroxidase, which gives rise to MSERLQPGDTAPAFTLPDADGNDISLADHKGRKVIVYFYPAALTPGCTKQACDFTDNLELLTGAGYDVIGVSPDKPEKLAKFREKENLEVTLVGDPSKETLQAYGAFGEKKLYGKTVTGVIRSTVIVDEEGKVERALYNVKATGHVAKIIKDLGI